Below is a genomic region from Miscanthus floridulus cultivar M001 chromosome 1, ASM1932011v1, whole genome shotgun sequence.
AGGCatttgtctacccaagtccgacgtGACACCAGATCAagcgttgatctgcaccggacagtcgcaAGGCAAGCAAGGGGATTTacccagaactgctggatgaaggaacgtatcccacatcacaagacttcctccaactaccgcaacgtacctcctggtacaatgccgctgcgagattagtctacctctaatctctatcacaagactccctccagctacgacgagatatacaagaactacgagatacgcccgggggctgctctgcTTCAGAAACTATTATATTCATGGCTACGAAGATTTCAGACCACTCAACAAAATGCTCAATAAATCAAaacacaccaggagggtatttatagaccaaagaagcggtgcacatggaccaggagcaccaacggaacaaacctaacaaagggcacagtgaaaagacagaattcaatgaaagaggactcaggcgtgaaggaacagtactcatggacaagcatattcgaaaggatataccaacacggTACAACTCGTGAGCAAATGACATTTACAATCAACCACTACCATACaaccacatctgacaacagcagaataccaaagaatatgccaagaccatgCACCCGAGTTCTCTTTGGGTAAAAGAACccagatatacgctcgggggctgcaacagaagaggtttttcagctcttttgTACAACATAAGATGCGaggccctccagctccttgttccaaatagcaagaggctcgggggctacactcagtgagtgtattttttttcttgaaaaaagcgcacgtcactaaGAAGATTTCTTCAAGACAAACAACTTCAAGGACTCAtgtcaaaaagaacccggaccaagCAATATCTGAGTTCCttgaaaaaagcgcacgtcaccaagaagatttCTTCAAGACAAACAACTTTAAGGACTCatgtcaaaaagaactcggaccatgcaatatccgagttctttttgataaaaaacTTGGACGAGGAATCagaacaatttcaagacaagaccctccagcttcttgttccaaatagcaagaggctcgggggctacactgagGCGGAtgtatttttttcttcaaaaaagcacacaccaatcgaagatcccaagaagcgctacacctacacggtttcactcaagaaaagcactcggacaacgcttattcctgctcagcaagacctgaaggaacaagatgaggattccagagctcaaccatgaagtatcgggggcttgtcgatacagaACCCACCGGATACCCCATAAtgcagggagaagatctagtctaactaggatttctttctctgtaaacttagtagtagtattattctgtaatcctactaggaatttTATTGTAAATTGACTaagactctagcctcctgactatataaaggagggcggagttcctagacAGAAGataacgcaacacaacacttcacaatcaatccaacgcaaaggctaacgccaactggacgtagggctattactcgatcacgatcgagggcccgaaccaggataaatcgtctgtctcttgcgtttaccgttgagttctgcatacgctgaaggccgaacatactgccccgggtacccccatggcaggctatcggtggtgaaacatcgacactaAAGTATTAAAATAACCCTGAAAAACAGGAAATAAAAATAAAGCTACCAACTAAATATCAAACTGTAAAAACAACCCAAAACAATAAGCAAAAAAGAACAAATTGTCAACTGAGGACCAAATTATAAAAACAAAACCCTACATAAAAGAATATGGTGTACCACCAACTCTTTTTTTGCGATTTACACAAGTACAGACGCAGACGCTTAATACACATGCACACTCACCTCTATaaacacacgtacgcaaaccaTACCCTCTATAAGTACCTCCGAAAGACTGTGCAGGCACATTTcgagattgatgaagtcaccaCAAGCGCCTCACTGTCCATGAGAGCATCATCTACCACTGAAAGTACAACGCTCTTAAATCTTAAAATAAATCTAGAAACATACAAGCACCTATAGTAAATCGAGAACTTAAATTTAAATGGACAGGTTCGACCATAACAAACCTAACCAACTGCTAGACTCAGTTCGCGCGTACCATCGACTCCTGCCGTTGCAGCCCCACACATTGCTAAAATAGTAAAACTTCGTTTGTTCACTATGTAACTGCAGGTTCACCTTGTCACGGGAAAAGAAATCTAGAAAATCCCTCTCACTATAGTATAGGTTACCACGTCCACACGACGACACCAATAGCACACGTCAGCCATCCCTCCACGTGTGCCACTAAACTAGTACTACGGTAAAACAAAACAGCCAGGCGAGAGCAGGCCAACGCATAAGAAACGAGGAAAGGACCGATCGGATGGCGGAGAAATCGGTTGTTGAGAGCAAACAAAACAACCAGGTGGCCTTTAGcttttcccaaaaaaaaaacattaatCAGCACGAGGGACTGGCCGCCAAATGTGCGAGTCACCAGCATCTGTCTGTCTGTCTCAGGACAAGCCCGGACAGAGGGAGGCGCAGACCAGACAAGAGACAAGATACAAGTGTGCAAGTCACCAGCCATTGATGCGCATAGCAGCTGGGGCCTGACCAGCTGGTGTCCTTTCCTTCCTATAAGCTGAAGCATCTCGCCCTCTGTCCGGTCTCGAGGAGCAAGCAGAGGCGAAGCATCAATGGCGCACCAGGAGATCGAGCACACCCAGATCCCCGCCCGCGGGATCAACCTCCACGTCGCTCAGGTCGGCAAAGGTGAGATCGATCGAGTCCTCTGCTGCGTGGTCGTTGGCTGCAAATCCGTGTTCCATTCGGTGCCAACGCAGCGAGCGAGTGGCCGGTGGTCGCTGGACTGCTCTCTCATGCTCGCGTCGTCATTCTTGGCTCGTTTAATTTGTGGCAGGTGAACTGGGGACGGTGGTGTTCCTGCACGGCTTCCCGGAGATATGGTACTCGTGGCGCCACCAGATGCTGGCCGTGGCCGCGGCGGGGTACCGCGCCATCGCGCCGGACTGCCGCGGGTACGGGCTGTCCGACCAGCCGCCGGAGAACGAGGAGGACTCCTGGTCCTGGGACGACCTCGTCGCGGACGCGCTCTCCATCCTCGACGCGCTCTCCATCCCAAAGGTAAGAAATGGATCGGATGAGAGATCAGATCATTGCAGTGACCGTACCGTACGGGCTACGTAGAGATACTGATCGATCGATGCGTCATCGTCCACTCGAACGTACGTGCCCGCAGGCGTTCTTGGTGGGCAAGGACTTAGGCGCCATGCCGGCGTACGAGTTCGCGCTGCAGCACCCGGACCGCACCTGCGGCGTGGTGTGCCTCGGCATCCCCTTCAGCCCCGTTCCCTTCTCCTTCGACACCATGCCCGAGGGCTTCTACGTCCTGCGCTGGGGTGTACGTGCCACCTCTGAATCTCTGATGATTGGAGTAGCTGCTGCTCTGGTTCTCCAATTTCTGATCACCACCAGTtcgttccttttttttttcctgcAGGAGCCTGGCAGGGCGGAGGCCGACTTCGGGCGGTACGACGTGAGGCGCGTGGTGCGCACCGTCTACGTGCTCTTCTCCGGCGCCGAGATCCCGATTGCCAAGGAAGGGCAGGAGATCATGGACCTGGCCGACCTGTCCACTCCCCTCCCGGAGTGGTTCACCGAGGAGGACCTGGACGTCTACGCCAAGCTCTACGAGAAGTCCGGCTTCCGCTACCCGCTCCAGATGCCATACAGGTGAGAGCAGCTGTCATCCTGCTACGAGAAACTCCATGGTGCCATACTGCCATTTGCCAGGTTTACCGCTTGCTTTCGCGGAATGGGCAGGTCTATACACAAGATGCCGAACCGACTGGACGCCAAGTTCCAGGCCCCGGTGCTCATGGTGATGGGGGAGAAAGACTACTGCTTCAAGTTCCCGGGGTTCGAGACCGCCCTGCGCAGCGGCGTCATGGACAACTTCATGCCGGACCTCAAGATCACCTACATCCCGGAGGGGAGCCACTTCGTGCAGGAGCAGCTCCCGGAGCAGGTCAACGAGCTCCTCCTCGACTTCCTCAAGGCCAAGGGCCACCCCGTCGCATCGTGAGAATTTTACTAGCAGTTGCGGCAATAATTGCGTGTCTGTTGCCATCGGATGCTTGGCCCACTGGCTTGGTCTGAATTTTCTTTATGCGTCTTGTTTAACTGAATTGGGGATCCTGTATCTCAACTCGATGTCGATGATGTTGGAGCAATTTGCTTGACGGACATTGGTGCTTCGCCTGTGCAGTGAACTGATAGAAAGAATGAAGTGTGAACTGCTTGGCCTCCCATCACATCGGGCAAGCGATGCCTCTGTTTCAGTGGACGAGGACTGCGTCACTTTATTTTTCTGACCTGTTTTCCTGTTATCCAATATAATTTCAGCAGGAATGCAAGACTAGTCCATCCCAAACATTAGCTTCTACGGGAAATCAGCTTCGCTCATCTGGTTGGGGAAATATGTTCATGAATCCCTGTCACTCAGATTACAGTCCTCTTCAACTTAATTTTAGGTGCATATTTCCAACGAAAACCACACGTTTCCTTTAGATGTTGGGTTTCATTTTTAGCTTTTACAGTGACCTAGGAGTATGCAACAAACGTTCACAGAAAACACAAACGTTCTCCTTCTTACTACAGTGAATTAAATACGAGGATGTTATATACAACATGTCTGTCCAGCTCAGCCCTCAGCCCTCAGCCCCCATTGTAGGAGGAAGCTAGGCTTTACTGGTCATCAAACCAATCTCTCCCTTACATGTTCAATGTATGACAGTCCGATTCTAAGAACATCTGTATTGTATAAAGATGGGATGCTCTTTTAAATAGACCCACAAGTGATAAAACTTCCGTTGATATTTTGTCTTAATGTTTAGAAATGGACATGCATGCATAACAAGTACCCCCACTTTATCTGACGCCCTCCCTTACTCTCAATCTGTCCGCTCCAGCCGATCCGCCGCCACCTCCTTTTTCTCCTGCCGCTCCCTCTCTTCCACGTCACCATGCATGGCTTGATCCCCTCCCCTCTCTTGCACGTCGCCCACTTCACTTGTTCTATTCGAGGTGCCATCTCCAACAGCCTGATCTAGGGGACAACATGGCAAGGATGTGGGCGCCAGCCTTGGATAACGCACTAGCTAGAATGGGGGTGCCAACATGGAAGAGGCTTTTTCCtgtgtaccattaaaaaagatggcctTTTCCTACAGGTCACTAAAAAGTTCGGACTTACCTAGGTGCCATGACACTTTATTTCTTTGCCCCCTAAGCCATTCCGTCCATTTTCGCTGGTAACGGTGTGTAACGACGAGAAGAAAAGACCGAAGTGCCCTCAGTCTAGGGAGGATGAGTGAAATTGCCGTTTGCCCTGTGTGCCACTCCCTGACCAAGAAGGCTTCACACTTTCACATTTGCAGAAGTGACGCTGCAAGTCACCTTATTTCCCCACCGCATCCGCATGTCCCTCAACCCAATCGTGTCAGCCCGATAACAGATGTTACATGTGCTTCAGTGCTTACATGACGACCTATCACGGGTACAGAGATCAGAGAATAAGATGTCTACGCATCAGTCAAGATCAATACATACTCACCAAGCATACAAGTGTTTGGTCTAGGGCTCAGTAACTCACGCATgtgtatatatagagagagagccaCAACTGTTGGTTATGTTGTTTCATGTCTAACGATGTAGCTTTAACATTGTTTGAACCACACTATGCTCACCTGCAACAACCGAGTTAATACGTATATAAGCCTACAACAGTACATCAACAGCATCAACACGCCTAGCGACAATAACGTAAAGGGATTCAAATTTGTCACAGCACCACACAATTCGTTACACCTCAACTCGAACAAATCAGTAGATCACACATAATTACCGAAAATCTCAGCAGTAGCAGTAGCTCTTATTCTGACTAGTGACCCTCCGACTTTGCTGGCATGCTGCGGACGTTCTTGAGCAGGTCCTGAATCTTGATAGCATCATCGTCTGCGCAGAGTCCCCTCCAGCGCCGCTGCTGCTGCCCACAACCACAGCTGGCCTCTGGTTCTCCTGCAGCTTGATCTTCTCGAAAAGGAACTGCTTCTCTGCCTCCGCCTCCTCCAGGCGCCGCTACAGGTACATGCTGGCATAGTCCTGCTCGGCTGTCTTGGCGCGCTGAGAGAGTGGGTCCATGGAATCCATCGGACGTCCGGGCGCCGGCGCTCCCCAAATATAATTCACGTGTTACACGAACACAGGAGCTACACACATTCCGTGGTTTCACACGGCTACTTTCGTCGGTTCATGGAGTAGCAAGCTACTgatttgagcccacaattgtgtTATGTGCGTACGTGTCCACACTTTATTTATCTGTTGCGACGCACGAACGGCACGAGAGCGTGTGAAGACTATCTTACTTCTTGCACACCACTCCAACGCCGTCGAGGCCGGTAGAGCACTTGACACCGCCGGCCAGGTCATCATCGGAGGCAACGGCAAGCACATCGTCGGCGCTACTACTGCCACGGGCGAACCGGGCAACGGCGCAGTCAGTGGCGAAGAGCCCGGACGCGGCGAAGTCCCTCTCGCCTCCCATGACGAGCATCTTCGCCGACACGTCGAGCCGGTTCACGTAGCTGCGCCTGTACGTCTGCCCCAGCACGCCGTGCACGTCGTCGGTGAGGGAGTAGAACTTGAACGCCAGGTCCAGATGCGTGAGGCAGTCACCATCGCGGAGCCCGTAGGTGTGGGCCCTGGAGTCCTCCTCGGTGATGGGCACCGCGTTCGCCGTGATCCTGAACGCCCCGGCGAGCTCCACCACGACGCCGTTGGCCGCCCTGGTCTGCAGATGAAGTGCGCGTTGATGTGGAGGTTGGCCTCGGAGAGCAGACAGAAGTCCCGGTCCCTGCGCCCGTGTGGAAGTAGGACGTGTTGCCGTCGCCGCGAGCCCGCGACGCCGCCGATGAAGCGGCGAAGCGCGGGCCCTCGCACACAGCTCCTGCCTCCTTGGGCTCCTGGCAGGTTGGCCAAAGAGAACCGTCGAATGGAAAGCTAGAAAACAGAATGAACCAACAACATCAACCAATCAATTCTCTGTAAGCTTAAGCTACTacagaaaaaaatatataagTAGCATCTACAACTGCTGCAAAAAAGGGTCAGATAAACAAGTCATGTTAACCGTAACGTATAAAAAAAAAGAACATCACCCAGACACAGAGTTTCACTCCTGCAAATGTGAAAGTGTGAAGCCTTCTTGTCAGGGAGTGGCACACAGGGCAAACGGCAATTTCATTCATCCTCCCTAAACTGAGGGCACTTCGGTCTTTTCTCCTCGTCGTTACACACCGTTACCAGCGAAAATGGACGGAATGGCTTGAGGGGCAAAGAAATAAAGTGTCATGACACCTAGGTAAGTCCGAACTTTTTAGTGACCTGTAGGAAAagaccatcttttttaatggtacacaGAAAAAAGCCTCAACATGGAAGGGGCCGCATCTCTCACCATTGCTCGGAGCCATGAAACCACCGTGCACCGGGATGTCTTTGAAATGTCGTTGTTGATAGGAGGATGGGAGCGAATTCCATGAATATGAGTGGCTTCTTTATATATTCGAGTATACAATGTAAGAAACTAGATACTATACTCATATTTAATATGATGAAACCAGAATAGAAACAATCTCTATTGTATACGCCTTATAACTTTGAGATTGCTTGGGTGTCTCGCTCGCTAGCCTCTCCTCTCCTCGCTAGGCAAGGCAAACCAGCGGAGCCGAGCCGAATCGGCTCGTCTGCTCGAGCGAGTCAAATACAAAAAATCAGAGGCAAACTAGTATACAAACCAAACATGTTTTCTCCTTGGCTTTCTTGGTGGGCAAAGCTGGGCTAAGACTTAAGGAATGATTGGTTGCTGTATGTTGGTAGCCTAGCTCGTATTTGGTAGCTAGGCTCTAGCCAGTCAGACTACGTGCATGCAAGTGCTCTATGTTTAGTTACCTATTGTAATTCAACATGGCTAGCTAAAGACTTTGTTTGGTTGCCTAGATCAAGCTACGCGCCAACGCTGATTGGGCTTTGCACGAATGCGCGTGGTGCACAGCCGCAGTCAGGCCTGCGAGAAAGCAAATGATTTCAGTGTACTCTGGGATCCAGGCTCGCCAACCCTTTTTTACATCAGCCGGCTCAAGCCCAAGTACTAGTCCAGACAACCAATCATGAGTATTTTGCATCTCGCGAGCCAAGCCAAGCCACGTACGGGCAACCAATATAGAAGTAGTTGCaataatttgaaaatatttcgGGATTTCTAATGCAAAAATTATTTTttggtcccgttcggcttaccttataatccgcactatttagcttattttttcagccggaacagtgcttttctctcacaacaattcagccagaacagtgtttttcagccaattcagtcaagtttcagcaagccgaacggactCTATCTTTTAAGAGCGAGATTTTAGAAAAGGTGGAGGAAACCAACAAATACGCTCTTAACATTTTTGAGTGACTTGAAATACTTATTAAATTACTaaatgattttttttagaaagaagAAACTATATGCTACCGTTCCCAGCTCGACTGCACGAGCAACGTCCAAGTGCCAAAACGGCAAAACCCACGGTCCAAATGGCAAAAACCATCGTCGGCCCGTCTTCGCTCGGACTCAGATTCGGAGCCTTGGCAAGGCACCGCGTACCTTTCGGCCTTCTATCCAACGTTCAAAGAGAATCCATCGGTTTAAACAAAAATTATATCTCTCCTATGGGCCGGGCCACAAGGACACACTGTACGCCGCCGCCCTGCCACGCCGCACGCcgcgcgccgccgctgctccgccCGCATTGGCGCTGCACGCAGTGCCTCGCGCTGCTGCTGTCCTCCCGCACCAACTGCAGCCCTTCTACGCCTCGCGCTGCTGCTCCTCCCGCTCCCCACGCAGTGCCTCGCACCCCCGCAGCCCTCCCGTTGCTCACGCCGCCGCTGCTCGGGATGTCGCCGCAAGCTCGCCCGTCCTGCACCACTGCAGCCCTACTACGCCTCCCCGGAGGGGGCGAAACTCGCGTCGGTCAGGAGAAGATGGAGTTCGCACCGACCAGGAAAGATGGAGCTCCGGCCCAGACTCCATGGATTAACTCTGCAGCACTACACCGACGTGGAGATCCTTGCTGCCATGGAAATGGACTGGGCAGGCATGCTGCCACCATGGTTTCTGATGAACCCATGGTTAATGTAATTAGCTTTTGGATAGAAACCACTTTTCTTGTAAACATGACAGATTCTGGTTTATATATAATGAATCAAGAGATTTTTATTCTGAATTTGTGAAGTATTGAAATCTAGAAATAAAAATGCAAGATTTTGTTTCTACTGATGTCTGGTTGGTGTGTGTTTAGACACAGTGACACTTATTCAGTAAATACACTGAGTACATGTTTAGCCCCAAATTTTTACCGATGGCAAAATATATCAGACTTCCACACAAACAAAGTCATTTTCACATGCACATAATTATTAGACAGATCAAGCACACGGGAGATTTGTGTGCTCCACTTCCAAAGCAAGTCCACAAGTTCAAAATCATTTAAAGCACCTTTAGGTTGTGTACTATTTAAAATTTAGAACAGTGCTGCCTTATTATTAATATATAAGCAATTTAATTAAAGCACACCAACGAAGGCACTTGTCCATTGACAACAGCTCATGTTCTACCAGCAAACACTCTTCAGATCTCACAGCAGCTGCTCCCGGAACACCCTCAGCACGTCCGCGAACGTGACGATGCCAGCAAGGCGGCAGTCGTTGTCCTCGTCGAGGACCCACACGTAGCTCACCCGGTGCGCGAGGGCCTGCACCATGACGGCCACCAGTGAGCTCGCGGGGCTGCACACCACCGGCTCCTCAGCTGACCGCCGGCCGTAGCTCCCCGACGACGGGCGCCTCAGCTGCGCCCGGCCTGCCTCCTCGTCGGAGGACGAGGACGCGGAGGAGAGGGACGAGAACGACGACAGCGTCTCGTCCTCAATCAGcgcgagcatggcatcgaggccctTGTCCTTCAACCCGGCCTTGACGGCGCGCAAGATGTGCTCCGGCGGCGACCCGAAGTAGTCGACGTAGGCCATGAGGTCCGCCGCCGAGAGCGTGGCGATGGCTGCGGCCGCCGTCTCGTCGCAGGCCGCGAGGAGGGCGGGAGAGATCTCGCCGACGAGGTGGCCGtcctcggtgaccacggcgacgGCCGTCTCCGTGGCGACGGCGCGGCGGATGAGGGGCACCGCGGACAGGGCCGCCTCGCCGGGGCGCACCGAGAGGAAGTCGGTGCGCACGAGCCCCAGGGAGGACACGGAGCGCGCGGCCACATGGTAGAAGAGGCCGATGGAGTTGAGGAAGTAGCGCACGAGGTCCTCCTGCGTGAGCCAGCAGAAGTCGCCGGCGCcggaggcgccgccgccgccgccgccgagctgctTCCTGCGCCCGCCAGCGCGGAGTGGGACGGCGAGCACCTGCGCCCCGCTCAGAATCGCATCAAGCGCCTCCAAGATACTGCAGAAAGAAACCTCACACTGGTCAGCTCAAAACGAACCGAATCTATGCCGTGAATCCCGTGATTAAATAGGCAACAAACAAGACACGGAGACAGGATCCCAAAAGAATCACCATTATTTTCAAGAAAAGATTCGATTAAGACGCACAAtttttccaaccacatgccaagatCCTCCTTTCATTGCAAGACTCGATCAAGCGGCGCCGTTTTCCAGCCACAAGTAGACCCCCCCAAAAGAAGCAGCTGATCCTGATCCTATCAAGCATCTCGCAAGGAGACAGGGGTGCATGTCACAATCTCCGGGAACCCACACCGGGCCACACCGAGCTGCACCACAAGATTGTCTCCGCTGAGTCGGACGATCTGACCCGGATGCGGCTTTTTCTTCACCACCACGAGTACTGACAGTCAATTGTTCGAATCGGGTCGCATATTCCAAGCAGGAAAGCAGACatcaaactctccaaggaactaTGATGAGGATGAACGCTCTTCTGTCTTGGACTTGGACCCAAAATAAAAAATGACACTAGCCGGCACATCAATTTATTTTTTCGCAGCTTTTATGGGGATTTTTGACCAAAAATCGTGTTTCCTAGTGAGAGCCTTAGCAAACGTCCAATCTTGAACGAGTCCCACGCGTCGTTTGCAAAAAAGCCAAAAACCCAAAAGAGAGGAAGAGGGGAAAAGGTTGAGCCTTACCTCGAGCGGGGATCGACGCGGCGGACCTCTCCGGCGCCGTCCTTAGGCAGGAGCGCGGAGACCGGCTTGGAGAACACGGCGGCGGGGCGAGCGAGCGCCTCGGGGTCGGTGCAGAGGAAGCAGAGCACGTCCGCGAGGCCGACCCGGCCGACGACGGTGCGCGCTGGTCCGGTCACCGCGACGCAGGCTGCGGCGCCAGAGCGGGCCACCCTCCGGAGCGCGGCGGCAAGGTCGCCGGAGGCGGCGGAGAGCGGGAGCGACCTCACGGCCGGCTTGCCGATGCACAGGTCCGACACCTCATTGGCCAGGAAGCTCACTGCCATGCACTTGCGGGGCGGGCCCTGGGCGGTTTCGAGATCGAAACCCCTTTCAAAGATTTCAAGGAGGAGGGAGAGCGGCGAGGAACCGGGACGCGTTTCTTGGTGGGATTTGGGAGGAAGACGAGAAGGGGGAGGAGCGGATTTTCGTTTCAGCCGCGGCTCGTTGGGAGGAGGGCGTTTATATAGGCTTTGCCGCTTTGCGGGTGGGAGAGGGGGTTGCGACGCGTTGTGGGTTAGGGTATctcaatgacatgtgggtcccctgATTCGTGGGCCTGGGAGAGGCGAGAGCTGGGTTGTTTTGGGGTGAGCTGGAGAAAACCCCCGCCGCGGTTTTACTCGGTGGTGGCGTCGAACGGCGTACAGTTTTGAAGCCGGCTAAGCTGAGCTGACAGCTGAGTCGAGCCGAGCTGAGCTGGCTTCGGCTGATTGCGAGTGCTGACTGTGGAAAGGGATCTGCTGTTTCTGCAGGTTTGCCGGTGGAGCAAACTGCAAAACGTTTCCTTCTCTGCTCCAGAAGTCCAGAGTAAA
It encodes:
- the LOC136458070 gene encoding uncharacterized protein; translated protein: MAPSNAFHSTVLFGQPARSPRRQELCARARASPLHRRRRGLAATATRPTSTRAQGPGLLSALRGQPPHQRALHLQTRAANGVVVELAGAFRITANAVPITEEDSRAHTYGLRDGDCLTHLDLAFKFYSLTDDVHGVLGQTYRRSYVNRLDVSAKMLVMGGERDFAASGLFATDCAVARFARGSSSADDVLAVASDDDLAGGVKCSTGLDGVGVVCKK
- the LOC136485715 gene encoding CBS domain-containing protein CBSX5-like codes for the protein MAVSFLANEVSDLCIGKPAVRSLPLSAASGDLAAALRRVARSGAAACVAVTGPARTVVGRVGLADVLCFLCTDPEALARPAAVFSKPVSALLPKDGAGEVRRVDPRSSILEALDAILSGAQVLAVPLRAGGRRKQLGGGGGGASGAGDFCWLTQEDLVRYFLNSIGLFYHVAARSVSSLGLVRTDFLSVRPGEAALSAVPLIRRAVATETAVAVVTEDGHLVGEISPALLAACDETAAAAIATLSAADLMAYVDYFGSPPEHILRAVKAGLKDKGLDAMLALIEDETLSSFSSLSSASSSSDEEAGRAQLRRPSSGSYGRRSAEEPVVCSPASSLVAVMVQALAHRVSYVWVLDEDNDCRLAGIVTFADVLRVFREQLL
- the LOC136485710 gene encoding uncharacterized protein, which encodes MAHQEIEHTQIPARGINLHVAQVGKGELGTVVFLHGFPEIWYSWRHQMLAVAAAGYRAIAPDCRGYGLSDQPPENEEDSWSWDDLVADALSILDALSIPKAFLVGKDLGAMPAYEFALQHPDRTCGVVCLGIPFSPVPFSFDTMPEGFYVLRWGEPGRAEADFGRYDVRRVVRTVYVLFSGAEIPIAKEGQEIMDLADLSTPLPEWFTEEDLDVYAKLYEKSGFRYPLQMPYRSIHKMPNRLDAKFQAPVLMVMGEKDYCFKFPGFETALRSGVMDNFMPDLKITYIPEGSHFVQEQLPEQVNELLLDFLKAKGHPVAS